A genomic region of Dehalococcoidia bacterium contains the following coding sequences:
- a CDS encoding pyridoxamine 5'-phosphate oxidase family protein: protein MTLKYHPGQIEVQSEANTRRVADMLASWVGPVTEFCATADMIILATEGARGRLGFMAVSGQAPVVEVAGPSTVLVPLGGTEAPSIEGTVSAGGLALNLAMARRARLNGLLSREGDTLRLEATETFTNCRKYVAPSAPVETALHFGPVSRSEVTLDDHWLARTVGSAETSFLASISPDGIVDVSHRGGPPGFLRLDPPAARLEWDEYVGDGMLKSAGNIRATGRFSLLVPDLTSGDAVELSGTASVRLLRRDKRPRTEGLQQHREDFPVQGYMSCTLEAAFRLTALMNPRRRLEKRQRVTSASPIGQQAPQ from the coding sequence ATGACCCTGAAGTACCACCCCGGCCAGATCGAGGTGCAGAGCGAGGCGAACACGCGACGCGTGGCAGACATGCTCGCAAGCTGGGTCGGGCCCGTAACGGAGTTCTGCGCCACCGCCGACATGATCATCCTGGCGACCGAAGGCGCCCGCGGCCGCCTTGGCTTCATGGCAGTCTCCGGCCAGGCCCCGGTCGTGGAGGTCGCCGGGCCGTCGACCGTGTTGGTGCCCCTCGGCGGCACGGAGGCGCCCTCAATCGAGGGGACGGTGTCCGCGGGCGGACTGGCGCTAAACCTGGCGATGGCCCGCCGCGCGCGCCTGAACGGCCTCCTCTCTCGCGAAGGCGACACACTGAGGCTGGAGGCGACCGAGACCTTCACGAATTGCCGCAAGTACGTCGCGCCTTCGGCGCCGGTCGAGACTGCGCTCCATTTCGGCCCTGTATCCCGCTCGGAAGTGACGCTGGACGACCACTGGCTGGCCCGCACCGTCGGGTCGGCGGAGACGTCCTTCCTGGCGAGCATCAGTCCCGACGGCATCGTCGACGTCTCGCACCGCGGCGGGCCGCCGGGCTTCCTCCGCCTCGACCCACCGGCCGCGCGCCTCGAATGGGATGAATACGTCGGCGACGGCATGCTGAAGAGCGCGGGCAACATCCGCGCCACCGGCCGGTTCTCCCTCCTGGTGCCGGATCTGACTAGCGGCGATGCGGTCGAGCTCAGTGGCACGGCCTCGGTGCGCCTCCTCCGGCGTGACAAGCGGCCACGGACCGAGGGCCTGCAGCAGCACCGCGAGGACTTCCCCGTGCAGGGCTACATGAGCTGCACCCTGGAAGCGGCCTTTCGC
- a CDS encoding MerR family transcriptional regulator, protein MTTTTIDQERLNSILGQALGDLGSVVTAALVTIGDRLGLYKTLAASGPATAGELAARSGLSERYLRHWLVNQAASGYVDYDPATRRFSLSPEQAAVFADDEAATAMAGGFGLMVSIARDEARIAEAIRAGNGLLWGEHDPGLFAGTARFFKPGYVGNIVQNWIPALDGAEARLLEGATVADVGCGYGVSTIIMARAYPKSRFFGFDSHAPSIEAARRAALEAGVADRVTFEVAAAQDFPGRDYGLLTYYDCLHDMGDPYGAARHARAALRPRGLVMLVEPMAGDTVEENLNPVGRLFSAASVLVCTPHAIAEGGEPLGTLATDAELKGVFDAAGFASFRRAAASATNRVFEAKA, encoded by the coding sequence ATGACCACGACAACCATCGACCAGGAAAGGCTGAATTCGATACTGGGGCAGGCTCTCGGCGACCTCGGGAGCGTCGTCACGGCGGCTCTCGTGACCATCGGCGACAGGCTGGGGCTCTACAAGACCCTCGCGGCCAGTGGCCCGGCGACCGCGGGGGAACTGGCCGCGCGCTCCGGCCTGAGCGAGCGCTACCTTCGCCACTGGCTCGTCAACCAGGCCGCGTCCGGCTACGTCGACTACGACCCGGCGACCCGCCGCTTCTCGCTGTCGCCCGAGCAGGCGGCCGTGTTCGCGGACGACGAAGCCGCCACCGCCATGGCGGGCGGCTTTGGCCTCATGGTCTCGATCGCCAGGGACGAAGCCAGGATCGCAGAGGCAATCCGGGCGGGCAATGGGCTCCTCTGGGGCGAGCACGACCCCGGCCTCTTCGCCGGCACCGCGCGCTTCTTCAAGCCGGGGTACGTCGGCAACATCGTGCAGAATTGGATCCCGGCCCTGGATGGCGCCGAAGCCCGACTGCTCGAGGGCGCGACCGTCGCCGACGTTGGCTGCGGCTACGGTGTCTCGACCATCATCATGGCCAGGGCGTACCCGAAGTCACGCTTCTTTGGGTTCGACAGTCACGCCCCATCCATCGAGGCCGCGCGCCGGGCGGCGCTGGAAGCGGGCGTCGCCGACCGCGTGACCTTCGAGGTCGCCGCGGCGCAGGACTTCCCCGGCCGCGATTACGGCCTCCTGACCTACTACGACTGCCTCCACGACATGGGAGACCCTTACGGCGCCGCCCGCCACGCCCGCGCCGCCCTTAGGCCCCGCGGCCTCGTGATGCTCGTGGAGCCGATGGCCGGCGATACCGTCGAGGAGAACCTTAACCCGGTAGGCCGCCTGTTCTCCGCCGCCTCCGTGCTGGTCTGCACGCCCCACGCGATCGCCGAGGGCGGCGAGCCGCTCGGGACCCTCGCCACGGACGCGGAATTGAAGGGCGTGTTCGATGCCGCCGGCTTCGCGTCGTTCCGGAGGGCGGCGGCCTCGGCCACCAACCGGGTCTTCGAAGCGAAAGCCTAG